A stretch of the Saccharolobus caldissimus genome encodes the following:
- the ilvD gene encoding dihydroxy-acid dehydratase: MKLNSPQRYHGVYNAPHRAFLRSVGLTDEEIGKPLIAIATAWSEAGPCNFHTLALARVAKEGVKEGGMSPLAFPTMVVNDNIGMGSEGMRYSLVSRDLIADMVEAQFNAHAFDGLVGIGGCDKTTPGILMAMARLNVPSIYVYGGSAEPGYYMGKRLTIEDVHEAIGSYIAKKITEYDLFEIEKRAHPTVGTCAGLFTANTMASMSEALGIALPGSASPTATSSRRVMYVRETGKAITRLVENGIKSRDILTYEAFENAITTLMAMGGSTNAVLHLLAIAYEAGVKLTLDDFNRISRRTPYIVNMKPGGDYVMADLDEVGGVPVVLKKLLDAGLLNGDVLTVTGKTMKQNLQEYKYPNVSHSHIVRDVKEPFKPRGGIVILKGSLAPEGAVIKVAATNVVKFEGKAKVYNSEDDAFKGIQNGEVKEGEVVVIRYEGPKGAPGMPEMLRVTAAIVGAGLNNVAMVTDGRFSGATRGPMVGHVAPEAMVGGPIAVVEDGDTIIIDVENERLDIKLSEEEIKNRLKKWSPPQPRYKSGLLAKYASLVSQASMGAVTRPV; encoded by the coding sequence ATGAAACTAAATAGTCCGCAAAGATATCACGGGGTATACAATGCCCCTCATAGAGCTTTCTTAAGATCTGTAGGTTTAACAGATGAGGAGATAGGTAAGCCTTTAATTGCAATAGCTACAGCTTGGAGTGAGGCAGGTCCATGTAATTTCCATACTTTAGCATTAGCTAGAGTTGCTAAGGAAGGTGTGAAAGAGGGTGGTATGAGTCCTTTAGCATTTCCAACTATGGTAGTTAACGATAATATAGGTATGGGTTCTGAGGGTATGAGATATAGTCTAGTTAGTAGGGACTTGATAGCGGATATGGTAGAAGCGCAATTTAACGCTCATGCGTTTGATGGGTTAGTAGGTATAGGGGGGTGTGATAAGACTACTCCTGGTATATTAATGGCTATGGCTAGGCTTAATGTTCCCTCAATTTACGTTTATGGAGGATCAGCAGAACCTGGATATTATATGGGTAAAAGGTTAACGATTGAAGATGTTCATGAGGCTATAGGCTCTTATATTGCTAAAAAAATAACCGAATATGATCTTTTTGAGATAGAGAAAAGAGCTCATCCTACTGTAGGTACTTGCGCTGGGCTATTTACGGCAAATACTATGGCATCCATGTCTGAAGCATTAGGTATAGCACTGCCCGGAAGTGCATCACCTACTGCAACGTCTTCTAGAAGAGTTATGTACGTAAGAGAGACTGGAAAGGCAATAACTAGATTAGTAGAAAACGGGATAAAAAGTAGGGATATACTAACTTATGAGGCATTTGAAAACGCTATAACTACATTAATGGCCATGGGCGGTTCTACTAATGCAGTTTTACACCTATTAGCCATAGCTTATGAGGCAGGCGTGAAGTTAACTTTAGATGATTTTAATAGAATATCTAGAAGAACGCCATATATAGTAAATATGAAACCTGGTGGAGATTATGTAATGGCTGATTTAGATGAAGTGGGAGGAGTTCCCGTTGTCTTAAAGAAGTTATTAGATGCTGGTTTACTAAATGGTGATGTTTTAACTGTTACTGGAAAGACTATGAAACAGAATCTTCAAGAATATAAATATCCTAACGTTTCTCACAGTCATATAGTAAGAGATGTTAAAGAACCTTTCAAACCAAGAGGTGGAATTGTAATTCTGAAGGGCTCATTAGCACCAGAAGGGGCTGTTATAAAAGTCGCCGCTACAAACGTAGTTAAATTTGAAGGAAAGGCTAAGGTGTATAACTCTGAAGATGACGCATTTAAGGGAATACAGAATGGGGAGGTTAAAGAAGGCGAAGTAGTTGTAATAAGGTATGAAGGTCCTAAAGGAGCGCCTGGAATGCCAGAAATGTTAAGGGTAACTGCAGCAATTGTTGGCGCTGGTTTAAATAATGTGGCAATGGTTACCGATGGTAGGTTCTCTGGAGCTACTAGAGGTCCTATGGTTGGACACGTAGCCCCAGAAGCTATGGTTGGAGGTCCTATTGCAGTAGTAGAAGATGGAGATACTATAATAATAGATGTAGAAAACGAGAGATTAGATATTAAACTTTCCGAAGAAGAGATAAAGAATAGGCTAAAGAAATGGTCTCCTCCTCAACCTAGATATAAATCTGGATTGTTAGCCAAATACGCGTCGTTAGTAAGTCAGGCTTCTATGGGAGCTGTGACAAGACCAGTTTAA
- a CDS encoding DUF3834 domain-containing protein, with protein sequence MKALVAPGPVSYPLIVSGRIKLEFGKEGQADVIADSIVSLIRRKLKVDYAALKELMVIYPNITDKIGVWRKGSAADVLIKALIKIDGINANLVYSDDWNSLLIMLREGKVTSATLSSAIVKGVSFEELFAKRGIQMPGSCGLSILNKGVEDEVISSYLEGIDKMREDPEGSTERIISLLPIKVPKNFVIGVIKNVKLEINRVENYDTFKNLVESVI encoded by the coding sequence ATGAAAGCATTAGTTGCTCCTGGTCCGGTATCGTATCCATTAATAGTATCTGGAAGAATTAAATTGGAGTTTGGAAAAGAAGGACAGGCAGATGTTATTGCGGATTCGATAGTCTCTTTAATTAGAAGGAAACTAAAAGTAGATTACGCAGCTCTAAAGGAACTTATGGTAATATACCCTAACATAACCGATAAAATAGGAGTGTGGAGAAAAGGTAGTGCAGCGGACGTTTTAATTAAAGCTTTAATTAAAATTGACGGCATTAATGCGAATCTAGTTTACAGTGATGATTGGAACTCATTACTTATTATGTTGAGAGAGGGGAAAGTAACTTCAGCTACTCTATCTTCAGCTATAGTTAAAGGAGTATCTTTCGAAGAGCTATTTGCTAAAAGAGGAATTCAGATGCCTGGGAGTTGTGGATTATCTATACTAAATAAGGGAGTGGAAGATGAAGTAATATCATCATATTTAGAAGGCATAGATAAGATGAGGGAAGACCCAGAAGGTAGCACTGAAAGGATAATCTCACTACTTCCCATAAAGGTACCAAAGAATTTCGTGATTGGAGTGATAAAGAATGTAAAGTTAGAAATAAATAGAGTGGAAAACTATGATACATTTAAAAATTTAGTAGAAAGTGTAATATAA
- a CDS encoding MFS transporter: protein MNKSVKLQFIQLLLIIVSITIAIRASNNMIITTLPLFAKYVLYFPPRLVGVLATILSLFTFISSGFLNSRLRVRIRRITFIMSSFLYIAIFPLFYISTNITIWMISALAGFIMGFIMPNIITAAGLLKDRKARERLLSIYTLALSFSLIIGPSLESFLLDFLSLREIFLAFTPFGLATAILSVFIKFPDEQRESTRISVSNVLKNPGFKVATYNILSYNLVFSFLTTFGGIYAISSFHATYSLTTLLFSAFFITSFLARLTLSIRPINKIWKGVIISIVLSTLGLTLIFIGKSLPLYVMALLILGIPHGLTYPLSLISISRTFELQFRNSANSLFFSVMMLIGIITPLISGFIVEIIGIKNTFILLVPFIILMLVLIKRNISLVDKFVQH, encoded by the coding sequence ATGAACAAGAGTGTTAAATTGCAGTTTATACAATTACTATTGATAATAGTTTCAATCACAATTGCAATAAGGGCTTCAAATAATATGATCATTACCACGTTACCCTTATTCGCAAAATACGTACTCTATTTCCCACCTAGGTTAGTTGGTGTATTAGCTACTATACTCTCACTTTTCACATTTATTAGTTCCGGTTTTCTTAACTCTAGACTAAGAGTGAGAATAAGGAGAATTACATTTATCATGTCTAGTTTTCTTTACATTGCAATATTTCCGTTATTTTATATTTCAACTAACATTACAATCTGGATGATTTCAGCTTTAGCCGGATTCATAATGGGATTTATAATGCCCAATATTATTACAGCTGCTGGATTACTTAAAGATAGAAAAGCCCGAGAAAGACTTCTTTCAATTTATACTTTAGCGTTAAGCTTTAGTTTAATTATAGGTCCTAGCCTTGAATCATTCTTGCTTGATTTTCTATCCTTGAGAGAAATATTTTTAGCGTTTACACCTTTCGGATTAGCTACAGCTATATTGTCCGTATTCATTAAATTTCCAGATGAACAGAGAGAAAGCACTAGAATTAGTGTTAGTAATGTGCTTAAAAATCCTGGATTTAAGGTAGCTACGTACAATATATTATCATATAATCTTGTTTTCTCGTTCTTAACTACTTTTGGAGGAATATATGCTATAAGTTCCTTTCACGCAACTTATTCCTTGACTACTCTCTTATTCTCAGCTTTCTTTATTACTTCTTTTTTAGCCAGGCTAACATTATCTATAAGACCTATTAATAAAATTTGGAAAGGAGTAATTATATCCATAGTCTTAAGTACTCTAGGCCTTACATTGATTTTCATTGGCAAAAGCTTGCCACTTTATGTCATGGCGTTATTAATATTAGGAATTCCTCATGGATTAACGTATCCCTTATCACTTATTTCTATAAGTAGAACTTTTGAACTACAATTCAGAAATTCTGCAAATTCATTATTTTTCTCAGTAATGATGTTAATTGGAATAATAACTCCTCTCATTAGCGGATTTATAGTCGAAATAATCGGAATAAAAAATACGTTTATATTACTAGTCCCATTTATTATATTAATGTTAGTACTTATAAAGAGAAATATTAGCCTTGTTGATAAATTTGTTCAACACTAG
- a CDS encoding winged helix-turn-helix transcriptional regulator, with product MRFSNSNKPKELCPIISAISVIGSEPKLLVIRYLLEGPKRFNELQRLTSLSSKTLSNTLKELENLGIVKRNIVNTRPLIIIYELTEKGKELKRVFDELRKWGEKFASVEQIYQQG from the coding sequence ATGAGGTTTTCAAACTCTAATAAGCCAAAAGAATTATGTCCCATAATTTCCGCTATAAGCGTAATAGGCAGTGAGCCCAAATTATTAGTAATAAGATATTTACTTGAAGGTCCTAAAAGATTCAATGAGTTACAAAGGCTAACTTCCCTCAGTTCTAAAACGTTATCAAATACTTTAAAGGAGTTAGAAAATCTAGGAATTGTAAAGAGAAACATAGTAAATACAAGACCACTGATTATTATATATGAGTTAACTGAAAAAGGAAAGGAATTAAAAAGAGTGTTTGACGAGCTAAGGAAATGGGGAGAAAAATTTGCTAGTGTTGAACAAATTTATCAACAAGGCTAA
- a CDS encoding ABC transporter ATP-binding protein: MSIKILSLTKYFGKVRAIEDVNFTVNNSEIVGFVGVNGAGKTTTIKIAAGILKPTKGTVLIDEFDIIREKVNASERIGWVPELPVFEQDVKVKDYLKYLAGYHKQFSLNEIDRRVRDLMELTNILQYAEFKIRNLSQGNKKRFALAASLISDPPNLLFDEALNGLDPQGISFFRDISIKLKKEGKAILFSSHILSEVETIADRVVFIHKGKIIADKLMSEIRKESSKRTLKVSVRNPDEKLITILKEYGDVITYDNLTFFISSFEGDPADLNERLVKNNYKVQELVTQIKPLESYFFELIGERK, encoded by the coding sequence TTGTCTATTAAAATACTTAGCTTAACTAAATATTTTGGTAAAGTAAGGGCTATTGAAGATGTTAATTTCACAGTTAATAATAGTGAAATAGTAGGATTTGTAGGCGTAAATGGTGCAGGTAAGACAACTACAATAAAAATTGCAGCAGGCATATTAAAACCGACGAAGGGCACTGTATTAATAGACGAATTTGACATAATAAGGGAAAAAGTTAATGCATCAGAACGTATAGGCTGGGTTCCAGAGTTACCAGTTTTCGAGCAAGATGTAAAGGTAAAGGATTATTTAAAATACCTAGCCGGATATCATAAACAATTTTCACTAAATGAGATTGATAGGAGGGTAAGAGATCTCATGGAATTAACTAACATTTTACAATACGCGGAATTTAAAATCCGTAACTTATCTCAAGGAAATAAGAAGAGATTTGCTTTAGCTGCTTCATTAATTTCAGATCCTCCTAACTTACTTTTTGATGAAGCATTAAATGGGTTAGATCCACAAGGTATATCGTTTTTTAGGGATATATCAATAAAACTTAAGAAAGAGGGCAAGGCTATATTATTTTCATCTCATATTCTCTCAGAAGTAGAAACAATAGCAGATAGGGTAGTATTCATCCATAAAGGTAAGATAATTGCAGATAAATTAATGAGTGAGATTAGAAAGGAGTCAAGTAAAAGAACTTTAAAGGTTTCGGTGAGAAACCCGGATGAGAAATTAATTACAATTTTAAAAGAATATGGGGATGTAATAACATATGATAATTTAACGTTCTTCATAAGTAGTTTTGAAGGAGATCCCGCAGATTTAAATGAAAGACTTGTTAAAAACAATTATAAAGTTCAAGAATTAGTTACGCAAATAAAACCTCTAGAGTCTTATTTCTTTGAATTAATAGGTGAACGTAAATGA
- a CDS encoding ABC transporter permease subunit, with the protein MNWHTIFYDFKRSFLKPSVLAGILLITFLGLGILLLFVNILSSAISSPSARQIVIPAFLEFLLIGLSVFSFFFPFIIIYLTYVTFVKPRNEGSLQFILVKPITRTQLIIIRYISGALIIIISTILFTLLSAFIVEEIGHIKTNLFALMLAIIGIIISQLSFYSLTYLLGSSIRSTSTYLGISVGIYIILLVMGGVLGLFSPTADKIYSYINPLSLSSLIMYPVNPILGFKPNMYIVIISSIMWIAVPIYLSSRIYERTDYP; encoded by the coding sequence ATGAACTGGCATACCATTTTTTATGACTTTAAAAGGTCTTTCTTGAAACCATCTGTATTAGCGGGGATATTATTAATAACATTTTTAGGATTAGGAATACTATTGTTATTCGTAAATATATTGTCATCTGCGATAAGCTCACCCTCAGCTAGACAGATAGTTATACCAGCATTTCTTGAATTTTTATTAATAGGTCTCTCGGTTTTCTCTTTCTTTTTCCCTTTTATAATAATTTATCTAACATATGTAACATTTGTAAAGCCGAGAAATGAGGGAAGTTTACAATTTATATTAGTAAAACCTATTACTAGAACGCAATTAATCATTATAAGATATATAAGTGGGGCCTTAATTATTATAATTTCAACTATATTATTCACTTTACTTTCAGCATTTATAGTAGAAGAAATAGGACATATTAAGACTAATTTATTCGCATTAATGTTAGCTATAATAGGAATAATAATTTCTCAATTATCTTTTTACTCGCTTACCTATCTTTTAGGTTCCAGTATAAGGAGTACTTCCACTTATTTAGGAATATCAGTAGGAATATATATAATTCTTTTAGTTATGGGTGGAGTATTGGGATTGTTCTCGCCAACAGCGGATAAAATTTACTCATATATTAACCCATTATCCTTATCCTCACTAATAATGTATCCAGTAAATCCAATTTTAGGCTTTAAACCTAATATGTATATAGTTATAATTTCGTCTATAATGTGGATAGCAGTGCCCATTTATTTAAGTTCAAGAATTTACGAGAGAACGGATTACCCATAA
- a CDS encoding universal stress protein: MISKLLVAYDGSEKSKKALNLASEIAKLSNAELIILTVVNTCIETMGPPVNEYLSKLKEEANKKIDEAIQIAKNNGVIRVRGEVIEGEPSSVITEYAEKEGVDMIFIGNRGLSKLKKIFIGSVSQGVLELSKNPVVVVK; this comes from the coding sequence ATGATATCCAAACTTTTAGTTGCTTATGATGGATCAGAGAAGTCTAAAAAAGCATTAAATTTAGCAAGTGAAATAGCTAAACTATCTAACGCTGAACTGATAATTCTCACAGTAGTTAATACATGTATAGAGACCATGGGACCTCCGGTTAATGAATATCTGAGTAAGTTAAAAGAAGAAGCCAATAAAAAAATTGATGAGGCAATTCAAATTGCTAAAAATAACGGCGTGATAAGAGTTAGGGGCGAAGTAATTGAGGGAGAACCTTCAAGTGTAATTACAGAATATGCTGAAAAAGAAGGGGTGGATATGATCTTCATTGGAAATAGGGGACTTAGTAAACTTAAGAAGATATTTATTGGGAGTGTATCACAAGGAGTTCTAGAATTGTCAAAAAATCCTGTAGTCGTTGTTAAATAA
- a CDS encoding DNA polymerase beta superfamily protein, which produces MRYKVLFINVVGSRLYRAERPGSDLDLFVVYQFFSSDMLLGKKLPKVKDVINDLRKEYEADITAHEIGSVVYNILDGNINFIEGVFSTINIINWEKLNYLRELAYKNLSKRIIKSIKGLYMSNLGKITNEKVRSLLCRKIKLALSIIKEGKISFENCNEKDNLNDLFSELQRSIYISPLPQDPLYVKEMEKFLLDLRVSNLLEELRIL; this is translated from the coding sequence ATGAGATATAAAGTACTTTTCATAAACGTTGTGGGATCAAGGTTATATAGAGCTGAAAGGCCAGGGAGTGATTTGGATCTTTTTGTGGTATATCAATTCTTTAGCTCAGACATGTTATTAGGTAAAAAACTTCCAAAGGTTAAGGATGTAATTAATGATTTAAGGAAGGAGTATGAGGCTGATATTACAGCACACGAGATTGGAAGTGTAGTGTATAATATCTTAGATGGCAATATAAACTTTATAGAAGGAGTTTTTTCTACTATAAATATTATTAATTGGGAAAAATTAAACTATCTTAGAGAATTAGCATATAAGAATCTAAGCAAAAGGATTATTAAATCAATTAAAGGATTATACATGAGCAATTTAGGTAAAATAACTAACGAGAAAGTAAGGAGTTTATTATGTAGGAAAATAAAGCTTGCCTTATCAATAATTAAAGAGGGAAAGATTTCTTTCGAAAATTGTAATGAAAAGGATAATCTAAATGATTTATTTTCTGAACTTCAAAGAAGCATTTATATCTCTCCATTACCTCAAGATCCATTATATGTTAAAGAAATGGAGAAATTTTTGTTAGATTTAAGAGTATCGAACTTATTAGAAGAATTAAGAATCTTGTGA
- a CDS encoding ATP cone domain-containing protein — protein MIKVIKRDGREEELIWEKLVVSVLKTGAPVEVARKIAYMTVGKIYMDGKDKVTAKELTAIILSFLKKENEEWYRNWIVYDKAVKKRETEKEIQS, from the coding sequence ATGATAAAAGTAATTAAAAGAGATGGAAGAGAGGAAGAATTAATCTGGGAGAAATTAGTAGTTAGCGTATTAAAAACTGGAGCCCCAGTAGAGGTTGCAAGAAAAATCGCATACATGACTGTAGGAAAGATATATATGGATGGCAAAGATAAGGTAACTGCCAAAGAATTAACTGCTATTATTTTAAGCTTCCTAAAAAAGGAAAATGAGGAATGGTATAGAAACTGGATTGTTTATGATAAGGCAGTTAAAAAGAGAGAAACAGAAAAAGAAATACAAAGCTAA
- a CDS encoding MFS transporter, producing MDKNFSKSPLTSIDSLKLTFNHIKVWYTSGMGFFTDAYDLFIIGAILDVLKQLNSPNFPLNDVTTGLLASSALWTAIIGQLLFGFLGDRIGRKAIYGVEAILMMIGALLSAISPNIYWLIAFRSIMGLGIGGDYPISATIMSEYANVKDRGKLIALVFANQGLGTLAAVAIGVSTVLVFPADLAWRIMAAVGAIPAATVIYLRRKTPETPRYSLLAKGDIESAKKAAEFLGTKIDEKKKIVSKPLTVKEFLSKYWITLIGTAIPWFILDIAFYGTGIYSGTITQLVLGKPSSLANLIIEQGFPFMIGFFGYFTAVALMDKLGRKVIQTQGFIMMAIIYLIVSIILITKGTKIIGISIPANIAFLIYALSFFFIDFGPNTTTFVIPAEVYPTRARTTGHGISAASGKLGAAITTYIFPTLLLQIGLKNMLIMLAGLSIIGAIITIVTLKETKDKSLEEISKEEIIVEEQEVL from the coding sequence ATGGATAAGAACTTTTCAAAGTCTCCTCTTACTTCAATTGATTCCTTAAAACTAACGTTTAATCACATAAAGGTATGGTACACATCTGGAATGGGATTTTTTACGGATGCGTATGATTTATTTATAATAGGTGCGATATTAGATGTTTTAAAACAATTAAATAGCCCTAACTTTCCTCTAAATGATGTTACAACTGGATTATTAGCCTCCTCGGCATTATGGACTGCAATCATAGGGCAGTTATTATTTGGTTTTTTAGGCGATAGGATAGGAAGGAAAGCCATATATGGAGTAGAAGCAATATTAATGATGATAGGTGCGTTACTTTCTGCGATATCTCCTAATATATATTGGCTAATAGCTTTCAGGTCAATTATGGGGTTAGGAATAGGTGGGGATTATCCTATATCTGCCACTATAATGAGTGAGTACGCTAACGTAAAGGATAGAGGTAAGCTAATTGCATTAGTCTTCGCAAATCAAGGATTAGGAACTTTAGCTGCAGTAGCTATCGGAGTGAGTACAGTTTTAGTATTTCCTGCAGATTTAGCATGGAGGATAATGGCAGCAGTAGGAGCAATTCCTGCAGCGACAGTAATTTACTTAAGAAGGAAAACACCAGAAACGCCTAGATATTCTTTATTAGCAAAAGGTGACATAGAAAGTGCTAAGAAAGCTGCGGAATTTTTAGGAACTAAGATAGATGAAAAGAAAAAAATAGTGTCTAAACCATTAACGGTAAAGGAGTTTTTATCAAAATACTGGATTACTTTAATAGGTACCGCAATTCCTTGGTTTATTTTAGATATAGCATTTTACGGTACTGGAATATACTCTGGTACTATAACGCAGTTGGTATTAGGTAAACCTAGTAGCTTAGCTAATTTAATTATTGAACAAGGATTTCCTTTCATGATTGGTTTCTTTGGGTATTTTACTGCAGTCGCTTTAATGGATAAATTAGGTAGAAAGGTAATACAAACTCAAGGATTTATAATGATGGCAATAATATATCTAATAGTTTCTATAATACTTATAACTAAGGGTACAAAAATTATAGGAATAAGTATACCAGCTAATATTGCATTTCTAATATATGCGTTATCCTTCTTCTTTATAGACTTTGGTCCAAACACTACAACTTTTGTAATACCGGCTGAAGTTTATCCTACTAGAGCAAGAACTACTGGGCACGGAATAAGTGCAGCTTCTGGTAAGTTAGGTGCTGCTATAACTACATACATATTTCCTACGTTACTCCTACAAATAGGACTTAAAAATATGTTAATAATGTTAGCAGGACTGTCGATAATAGGTGCAATAATAACTATAGTTACTCTTAAGGAGACTAAGGATAAGAGTTTAGAAGAGATAAGTAAAGAAGAGATAATTGTTGAAGAGCAAGAAGTCCTATAA
- a CDS encoding protein kinase domain-containing protein, with product MKSSVLRYIAGFLGWISLIYGIIVLFQIKEISFTNVISIEDLALLFIGIFALSYAFTDKIMIEKPFAILSALILFYFTIFYTLPLLNKILLLTGGIIETQLASRKGKGGTFYTIIGLLLLVYFVYIYLINYEFLSLIGVSLASLSLVLANRDKGFKLLPYITFPLGIPLILYSFISISPLILNPLPLAIGLALILINLIPTKNSTKPAPQQPKSVKQKIKDKSLREICKEINNENCNEAIIKYKNFIYSKYGSFIPSECINKILSCVVYSNDLNTFKLILGSPIVRELAEKNFLNAMSPEMIYLLANVSSNKDKLLELACNKGFQNACNELKLSLNVNNWDPKLWVGKEIYGYKILDMIGIGGTSYVLRGIKDNNEYAVKIPLVKYVSNIIDLVSESSKLIELSNKSPYIVKLYAIYADQLDVKAILNGDAGIYLSKPPLIVIELMRGGSANDLINYQPLVKSEYWIKILYIIISKIAQALEVIHSEGYVHCDIKPQNILFSEKIPPYGRLAYENLLNDKIKVKLADLGSAVRAGQKPFSYTPPYAPFDLVKAAIFGGVEPTADIYSLGATVYKLITGTQLNSKDMIEAMEKFENSKDDRYLSYSLYNTRNLDLLKYYIRDSEVYNFIIRMVDPEPNKRPTSKEVREFFSRKI from the coding sequence ATGAAAAGTTCCGTTCTACGGTATATTGCAGGATTCTTAGGATGGATATCATTAATATACGGTATTATAGTACTGTTCCAGATAAAGGAAATATCCTTTACTAACGTTATTTCCATTGAGGATTTAGCCTTATTGTTCATAGGAATATTCGCGTTAAGTTACGCTTTCACAGATAAGATTATGATAGAAAAACCCTTTGCAATTCTCTCAGCCTTAATACTTTTTTACTTCACAATTTTCTATACTTTGCCTCTTTTAAATAAAATACTTCTTCTAACGGGAGGTATAATAGAAACTCAATTAGCTTCAAGAAAGGGAAAAGGAGGCACTTTTTATACTATCATAGGTCTATTATTATTAGTTTATTTTGTATATATTTATCTTATAAATTATGAATTTCTTTCCCTAATAGGAGTGAGTCTAGCTTCTCTATCTTTAGTATTAGCTAATCGAGATAAAGGATTTAAACTTTTACCTTATATAACTTTTCCCTTAGGAATTCCCTTAATACTTTACAGTTTCATTAGCATATCACCGTTAATACTAAACCCATTACCATTAGCTATAGGACTTGCGTTAATATTAATTAACTTAATACCAACTAAGAATTCGACTAAACCCGCACCACAACAACCTAAATCAGTTAAACAAAAAATAAAGGATAAATCTCTTCGAGAAATTTGCAAGGAAATAAATAATGAAAATTGTAATGAAGCAATAATTAAATACAAAAATTTTATTTATAGTAAATATGGGTCTTTTATTCCAAGTGAATGCATAAATAAAATACTTTCGTGCGTTGTATACTCAAATGATTTAAATACTTTCAAATTAATCCTGGGATCCCCTATAGTAAGAGAGTTAGCTGAAAAGAACTTTCTTAATGCTATGTCTCCAGAGATGATATATTTGTTAGCTAACGTATCTTCTAATAAGGATAAATTACTAGAACTTGCATGTAATAAAGGATTTCAAAATGCTTGCAATGAGTTAAAATTATCATTAAATGTAAATAATTGGGATCCCAAATTATGGGTAGGTAAGGAAATTTATGGATATAAAATTCTCGATATGATAGGAATTGGTGGAACAAGTTACGTTTTAAGAGGTATAAAAGATAATAATGAGTATGCCGTAAAGATACCACTTGTAAAATACGTTAGCAACATTATAGATTTAGTAAGCGAGTCATCTAAGCTTATAGAGTTATCTAATAAATCACCGTACATTGTTAAATTATATGCTATTTACGCAGATCAGCTAGACGTTAAAGCAATACTTAACGGAGATGCAGGTATTTACTTAAGTAAGCCACCGTTAATTGTAATAGAATTAATGAGAGGAGGATCCGCGAATGATCTAATAAATTATCAGCCTTTAGTGAAATCAGAATATTGGATAAAAATTTTATATATAATTATTTCTAAAATTGCTCAAGCTTTAGAGGTTATTCATTCTGAAGGATATGTACATTGCGATATCAAGCCTCAAAATATTTTATTTAGTGAGAAAATACCTCCTTATGGAAGATTAGCTTATGAGAACTTGTTAAACGATAAAATTAAGGTTAAGCTAGCAGATTTAGGCTCAGCAGTTAGAGCTGGACAGAAACCATTTAGCTATACACCACCTTATGCGCCATTTGATCTAGTTAAAGCTGCAATCTTTGGAGGTGTAGAGCCTACAGCTGATATATATTCGTTAGGTGCAACAGTGTATAAGCTAATTACTGGAACTCAGTTAAATTCAAAAGATATGATAGAAGCTATGGAAAAATTTGAAAATAGTAAAGATGATAGGTATCTTAGTTATAGTTTATATAACACAAGAAATTTAGATTTACTAAAATATTATATAAGAGATTCTGAGGTTTACAATTTTATTATAAGAATGGTAGATCCAGAACCAAATAAGAGACCAACTAGTAAAGAGGTTAGAGAATTCTTTTCTAGGAAAATTTAA